A window of the Zeugodacus cucurbitae isolate PBARC_wt_2022May chromosome 4, idZeuCucr1.2, whole genome shotgun sequence genome harbors these coding sequences:
- the LOC105208755 gene encoding possible lysine-specific histone demethylase 1 — protein sequence MEKNNVVSTGVSSLPTQTSGAASTTTAVTAATAAVMGGSSVAGTGSVFQQHQQLLAKNTNNNSASSNNNNNNSNNTNTNSSTTTTATSSSSLGTNTETIECVTLISDDSDVEEMSPKRKVPASAVGSGTPNKIKYDDDSNDAQGGAAGDERRTSRRNKPKVDYYNKPTSGNTDSGDKPSTPSSSSAAGGGERRSESSKTRKSETARSPFPKEITDPREAAAAAAEAYKEILTGLEGAAFQSRLPFDKMTSNEAACFPDITKTGLVAQRVFLNIRNRLLQMWIENPKQQLIVENAIKDMEQPFDSDPNLVKRIHSFLERHGFINFGIFKRLRPIPAKKLGKVIVIGAGISGLAAAQQLQQFGMDVIVLEARDRVGGRIATFRKNNYIADLGAMVVTGVWGNPMTILSKQIGMEMVPIRQACPLYGACGKPVPKHKDDMVEREFNRLLESASYLSHQLDFNYANDDPISLGRALEWIIKLQEKSVKEKQVQHLTLLAEAQRAVLDNQTRIAELTAKVKNYKETHAKLLKTRTQRSGDGDTAWIEHEFQIRSTHFEWTKACKEYEELKKEEETLEAKLKELESNPPSDVYLSAKDRQILDWHFANLEFANATPLSNLSLKHWDQDDDFEFIGNHTTVRNGYSCVPIALTEGLDIRVNTAVKTIKYFPTGVEIVTENLKTNNSSVTYKADIALCTLTLGVLKIATTKVQSQQANTVKFEPPLPDWKQSAIQRLGFGNLNKVVLCFDRIFWDPNTNLFGHVGSTTASRGELFLFWSISQSPVLLALVAGQSAAIMENVSDDVIVGRCIAVLKGIFGNGSVPQPKETVVTRWRADPWARGSYSFVSVGSSGSDYDLLASPVIPPHPTNSNINQEQDELPRLFFAGEHTIRNYPATVHGAFLSGLREAGRIADYYLGYPEGTPPDIGYSVVEAANTASVGDNVDIVDIAHSTDSSSKTSEEKSNTADSNE from the exons ATGGAGAAAAACAATGTAGTCAGCACCGGCGTGTCTTCGCTGCCCACACAAACATCGGGAGCAGCGTCAACTACTACAGCAGTAACGGCGGCGACAGCAGCTGTAATGGGCGGGAGCAGTGTCGCCGGCACCGGCAGCGTCTTCCAACAACATCAGCAGCTATTGGCgaaaaacactaacaacaacagtgctagcagcaataacaacaataacaatagcaataatacaaatacaaatagcagtacaacaacaacggctACAAGTAGTAGCAGCTTGGGCACAAATACGGAAACAATCGAGTGTGTAACGCTGATAAGCGATGATTCGGACGTGGAGGAAATGTCACCAAAACGTAAGGTACCCGCAAGTGCTGTTGGCAGTGGAACGCCGAATAAAATCAAATACGATGATGATTCCAATGATGCACAAGGTGGTGCTGCGGGCGATGAACGACGCACCAGCAGACGAAATAAACCAAAG GTTGATTACTACAACAAACCGACCAGTGGCAATACGGATTCAGGTGACAAACCCAGTACGCCCTCCAGCTCATCAGCAGCTGGTGGCGGCGAACGCCGTTCGGAGAGCAGTAAAACGCGCAAATCGGAAACGGCACGTAGTCCGTTCCCCAAAGAGATCACTGATCCGCGTGAGGCAGCGGCAGCTGCCGCAGAAGcttataaagaaattttgacTGGTCTAGAGGGTGCTGCTTTCCAGTCACGTCTACCTTTTGACAAGATGACCTCCAATGAAGCTGCCTGCTTTCCTGATATCACAAAAACTGGTTTAGTGGCGCAACGTGTTTTCCTCAATATACGCAATCGGCTCTTACAAATGTGGATTGAGAATCCAAAGCAACAGCTTATTGTGGAAAATGCCATAAAGGATATGGAACAACCGTTTGATAGTGATCCAAATTTAGTAAAGCGTATACATTCATTTCTGGAGCGACATGGTTTCATAAATTTCGGCATATTTAAACGTTTACGTCCCATCCCCGCAAAGAAATTGGGTAAAGTTATTGTTATCGGTGCAGGCATCTCAGGGTTGGCAGCTGCACAGCAGCTACAACAATTCGGTATGGACGTAATTGTATTGGAGGCGCGTGATCGCGTGGGTGGGCGCATAGCCACTTTTCGTAAAAACAACTATATTGCCGATTTGGGTGCTATGGTTGTCACCGGCGTTTGGGGCAATCCTATGACTATACTAAGTAAACAGATTGGCATGGAAATGGTGCCCATACGACAGGCGTGTCCATTATATGGCGCATGTGGCAAACCAGTGCCCAAACACAAGGACGACATGGTTGAACGCGAATTCAATCGTCTGCTCGAGTCCGCCAGTTATCTTTCACACCAACTGGACTTCAACTACGCCAACGACGATCCCATCTCATTGGGACGCGCACTCGAATGGATTATAAAGCTACAGGAGAAGTCAGTGAAAGAAAAACAAGTTCAACACTTGACATTGCTGGCTGAGGCACAACGTGCCGTGCTAGATAATCAAACGCGCATCGCGGAGCTAACCGCTAAAGTAAAGAACTACAAAGAAACGCATGCAAAACTACTCAAAACGCGTACGCAACGTAGTGGTGATGGCGATACAGCATGGATTGAGCATGAATTTCAAATACGTTCCACACATTTTGAGTGGACCAAAGCGTGCAAAGAGTACGAAGAGctgaagaaagaagaagaaacattGGAGGCCAAACTCAAAGAACTCGAAAGCAATCCGCCTAG TGACGTCTATCTCTCAGCGAAGGATCGTCAAATACTTGATTGGCACTTTGCGAATCTGGAGTTCGCCAATGCCACGCCACTCAGCAATCTCTCACTGAAGCATTGGGATCAAGACGATGATTTCGAATTCATCGGCAATCACACGACCGTGCGCAATGGCTACTCTTGTGTACCGATTGCTTTGACGGAAGGTTTGGACATACGCGTAAATACCGCTGTGAAAACGATTAAATATTTCCCCACTGGTGTGGAAATCGTCACGGAAAACTTGAAGACAAACAACTCGTCGGTGACATACAAAGCAGACATTGCGCTCTGCACGCTTACCCTGGGTGTACTTAAAATAGCCACCACAAAAGTGCAATCTCAACAGGCGAACACGGTTAAATTTGAGCCACCGCTACCCGACTGGAAGCAATCGGCCATACAGCGTTTGGGTTTTGGTAATTTGAATAAAGTTGTGCTTTGCTTTGATCGCATCTTCTGGGATCCAAATACCAATCTCTTTGGACATGTGGGCAGCACAACAGCTAGTCGCg GCGAACTCTTTCTATTCTGGAGCATCTCGCAATCGCCAGTGCTACTCGCGCTAGTCGCTGGACAATCGGCCGCCATAATGGAGAATGTTTCAGATGATGTCATCGTTGGTCGCTGCATTGCTGTGCTCAAAGGCATATTCGGCAATGGTTCAGTGCCACAACCCAAAGAGACTGTCGTCACACGTTGGCGTGCCGATCCCTGGGCACGTGGCTCGTACAGTTTCGTTTCTGTAGGTTCTTCTGGTAGCGATTATGATCTACTCGCTTCACCCGTTATACCACCGCATCCGACAAATAGCAATATCAATCAGGAGCAAGATGAGCTGCCACGTTTGTTCTTTGCCGGCGAGCATACCATACGCAACTACCCCGCCACGGTGCATGGTGCCTTCTTGAGTGGTTTACGTGAGGCTGGTCGTATAGCCGACTACTATCTGGGCTATCCCGAGGGTACACCACCTGATATCGGTTATTCGGTGGTGGAAGCGGCCAATACCGCTTCGGTGGGCGATAATGTGGACATTGTTGATATTGCACATTCAACGGATTCATCCTCAAAGACTTCGGAAGAGAAATCGAACACTGCCGATTCGAACGAATAG
- the LOC105208763 gene encoding uncharacterized protein LOC105208763, with protein MLKTSTSRETAIKAEAQAPNSCNESNNSVQMGKEIDENSMHRRSSSRKYDRHDAGHYEDNMSEDESDDSADRKMTTTRKSRKIQPTDAYDYDGGVSDCSHCRKHRMARARRNRRRKSRSRSRRRRR; from the exons ATGTTGAAGACGAGCACCTCACGTGAAACTGCAATCAAGGCAGAGGCGCAAGCGCCAAATTCGTgcaatgaaagcaacaacagcgtGCAGATGGGCAAGGAGATAGACGAGAATAGCATGCATAGACGAAGCAGCAGTCGTAAATACGATCGACATGATGCTGGCCATTATGAGGACAATATGTCGGAAGATGAGAGTGACGATAGTGCCGATcgaaaaatgacaacaacacgAAAATCACGTAAAATACAG ccAACGGATGCATACGACTATGACGGCGGCGTGTCGGATTGTAGCCACTGTCGTAAACATCGTATGGCCCGAGCGCGACGCAACCGACGTCGGAAGTCACGTTCACGCAGTCGTCGTCGCCGTCGTTAG